The following are encoded together in the Salvia hispanica cultivar TCC Black 2014 chromosome 6, UniMelb_Shisp_WGS_1.0, whole genome shotgun sequence genome:
- the LOC125196083 gene encoding COP1-interacting protein 7 isoform X2: MKSSTRLSSAVFQLTPTRTRCDLIIIANDGKEKIASGLLNPFLAHLKTAQDQIDKGGYSILLEPETGSDASWFTKATLKRFVRFVSTPEILERVYTIETEIVHIGEAIALQSCNDIGQSNVESQRGKSLGGYEGGKSVANANDEKAIVLYTPGALPPVANGSCSQEENPKVQLLKVLETRKTALQKEQGMAFARAVAAGFDIDHVAPLVFFAGCFGALRLMEACSRFIDLWKCKHETGQWLDIEASEALSPQPNFSSVKASGIVLSSPCNNQDDSNHELASEHIGKSGSHNADNSTSNGHQEHFQGQVPHLVYPPWPMHASPGGQPVFQAYPVQGMPYYHPYAGNGPFVQPHHYSHEHSPSNLGSHLGQNRQRSDVRDSNNESEMKETGRTSSLDDTESDEETSQSRRSRKISGGSSKKKSGRVVIRNINFINSKGKKSGSDTNSESHSDMDAESENVDEDVINRSSKRGGSQLRSVDRLNLNHDDVSVMDKNTDDRHWQAFQDCLLRGKDEDADADNKGMFGMEKGVKLKRHANAASDDPLALGVHDGGEMLDNRMKDIHGINGSASRRLRGCGSEVQFASTDSDFRESSGRRDIQCSESNGKKILYSTTHEDYMIGNNKLSQTNIRNSSDPLALNRYENTNKNDRESSPGMADETLVGPLRSMSLDQDGGTDRNVIDMDSEIPSKYQKSGPAGNKIKVEYEPNDLSMIPERGIDKRSTVYDPALDYEMQVCAELSGKKGGKDVTNVKGGLKKSDKDRRARVASESLQKQRTGGPLRKAKPSKMNPLEDARARADSLRTYKADLQKMKKEQEEAQRKRLETLKLERQKRIAAKGVTSGVKAFTPSPQAKQLHTKTSPATNRGSKFSDSEPGSSSPLQRSKVRTSVGSGVLNKTSKASVLSEGSQKAGNRLIRSATSLSETKRETNGITPEPKASMSRIRRLSEPKTVTNSPVIAMKARSAEAVLKRKLPEGPERNKVSAIINLDRSKAATLPELKIKTGKLPVNADETISKVKEGQKVIGARPSVAPEKAELNAKICNQTRELDIDENPIVEKTVVVLESEKPSAPTLNSLERKLEVCSQQHNDLDIREKSVAIHAPLSSMDGVDKELITCQLNKQSDYNEVKSYYSEKDAPNFASNSASEQPYRAPHARASSLEDPSTLRTEYGKAPLAMPPRAEETLKAHVLDVKALKMEINQVHSEKTSTKESSKGLRRLLKFGKKNHSSSVDRSVDSECTTADGSDHDNAKKMTSTGEVHTLKNLISQDESSPDGSAPQKTSRHFSLLSPFRIKSSEKKQAS; encoded by the exons ATGAAGTCGAGCACTCGCCTCAGCTCGGCTGTATTTCAGCTCACTCCAACTCGGACTAG GTGTGATTTGATTATCATAGCAAATGACGGGAAAGAGAAAATTGCTTCTGGATTGCTAAATCCATTTCTTGCACACCTAAAGACTGCCCAAGATCAAATTGATAAAGGTGGTTATTCAATTTTGCTTGAACCAGAAACCGGAAGTGATGCATCATGGTTTACAAAGGCCACTCTGAAAAG GTTTGTTCGTTTTGTGAGCACCCCTGAGATCTTAGAACGTGTCTATACAATAGAAACTGAGATTGTACATATTGGGGAGGCAATTGCATTGCAGAGCTGCAATGATATCGGGCAAAGCAAC GTGGAAAGCCAACGAGGGAAATCCCTGGGAGGCTATGAAG GTGGCAAATCTGTGGCAAATGCTAATGACGAGAAAGCTATTGTCCTGTACACG CCTGGAGCGCTGCCACCTGTAGCTAATGGGTCATGCTCACAGGAGGAGAATCCAAA AGTTCAGCTTCTGAAAGTCCTTGAGACCCGTAAAACAGCTCTTCAGAAAGAACAAGGAATGGCCTTTGCACGTGCTGTAGCAGCAGGTTTTGATATTGATCATGTGGCACCTCTTGTTTTCTTTGCTGGGTGTTTTGGAGCTTTACGTTTAAT GGAGGCATGCTCAAGGTTCATAGATCTCTGGAAGTGTAAGCATGAAACCGGACAGTGGCTTGATATTGAAGCATCAGAAGCATTGTCCCCTCAACCTAACTTCTCCTCAGTTAAAGCATCTGGCATTGTTCTCTCTAGCCCATGCAATAACCAAGATGACTCTAACCATGAGCTGGCCTCTGAGCATATCGGGAAATCAGGGTCACATAATGCTG ATAACTCGACTTCTAATGGTCATCAAGAACACTTTCAAGGACAAGTTCCTCATCTCGTTTATCCTCCATGGCCTATGCATGCTTCGCCTGGTGGTCAACCAGTATTTCAAGCATACCCTGTACAAGGAATGCCTTACTATCACCCGTATGCTGGTAATGGCCCTTTTGTGCAGCCACATCACTACTCTCATGAACACTCCCCATCAAATTTAGGTTCTCATTTAGGACAGAACAGACAACGCTCTGATGTTAGGGATAGTAATAATGAGTCAGAGATGAAGGAGACTGGTAGAACAAGTTCTTTGGATGACACTGAATCTGATGAGGAAACTTCACAGAGTAGGAGGTCACGAAAAATATCAGGCGGCTCTAGCAAAAAGAAATCTGGCAGGGTTGTAATAAGAAATATTAACTTCATCAATTCTAAAGGGAAAAAATCTGGCAGTGACACAAATTCAGAGTCACATTCGGACATGGATGCAGAAAGTGAAAATGTGGATGAAGATGTGATTAATAGATCTTCCAAAAGAGGAGGAAGCCAGCTGAGATCTGTTGATAGGTTGAATTTAAACCATGATGATGTCTCTGTTATGGACAAAAATACTGATGATAGGCACTGGCAGGCATTTCAAGATTGTTTACTGCGAGGCAAAGATGAAGATGCTGATGCTGACAATAAGGGTATGTTTGGGATGGAAAAGGGTGTGAAGTTGAAGAGACATGCAAATGCTGCCAGTGATGACCCATTGGCTCTGGGTGTACACGATGGGGGTGAAATGCTAGATAATAGGATGAAAGACATCCACGGAATCAATGGAAGTGCTTCTCGTAGGCTCAGGGGATGTGGTAGCGAAGTTCAATTTGCAAGTACTGATAGTGACTTTAGGGAAAGCAGTGGTCGAAGAGATATCCAGTGTTCTGAAAGCAATGGAAAAAAGATTCTATATAGTACAACACATGAAGATTATATGATTGGCAATAATAAATTGAGCCAGACTAATATCAGGAATTCATCAGATCCACTAGCTCTCAATAGGTATGAGAATACTAATAAGAATGATAGAGAATCATCACCTGGAATGGCTGATGAAACCTTGGTTGGACCACTTAGGTCAATGTCATTAGATCAAGATGGAGGAACAGATAGAAATGTTATTGACATGGATTCTGAGATCccatcaaaatatcaaaagtcTGGCCCCGCGggaaacaaaatcaaagtagAGTATGAGCCTAATGATTTGAGCATGATACCTGAAAGGGGAATTGATAAGAGGTCTACTGTATATGACCCTGCTCTAGACTACGAAATGCAGGTATGTGCTGAATTGTCAGGAAAGAAAGGGGGGAAAGATGTTACTAATGTGAAGGGTGGATTAAAGAAATCAGACAAGGATAGGAGGGCAAGGGTTGCATCAGAATCGTTGCAGAAGCAAAGAACTGGGGGCCCTTTGAGGAAGGCCAAACCGTCGAAGATGAACCCCTTAGAGGATGCACGAGCCCGTGCTGATAGTTTAAGAACTTACAAAGCTGATcttcaaaaaatgaagaaagagcAG GAGGAGGCACAAAGAAAGCGACTTGAAACTTTAAAGCTAGAAAGGCAAAAAAGAATTGCTGCTAAGGGTGTTACCAGTGGGGTGAAAGCATTCACACCCTCACCTCAGGCTAAACAATTACACACTAAAACTTCTCCAGCAACTAATAGAGGATCAAAGTTCAGTGATTCAGAGCCTGGATCGTCGTCCCCATTGCAAAGATCCAAAGTCCGAACTTCAGTTGGGTCAGGTGTGTTGAATAAAACCTCTAAGGCTAGTGTATTAAGTGAGGGTAGCCAAAAGGCAGGGAATAGGTTAATCAGGTCTGCAACTTCGTTGTCTGAGACAAAAAGAGAAACCAATGGCATAACACCCGAGCCTAAGGCCTCCATGTCCCGGATTAGAAGGTTATCAGAGCCCAAAACAGTCACCAACTCTCCTGTAATCGCAATGAAAGCCCGAAGTGCTGAAGCGGTATTAAAGCGAAAGTTGCCAGAGGGCCCTGAGAGGAACAAAGTATCTGCTATTATCAACCTTGACCGAAGTAAGGCTGCAACTCTACCTGAATTGAAGATCAAAACAGGGAAGTTGCCTGTGAATGCTGATGAGACCATATCAAAAGTGAAGGAAGGACAAAAGGTAATTGGAGCAAGGCCTTCTGTAGCTCCAGAAAAGGCTGAACTAAATGCAAAGATCTGCAATCAAACACGTGAACTTGACATAGATGAGAACCCTATAGTTGAGAAGACTGTTGTTGTCCTTGAGTCTGAGAAGCCTTCTGCTCCAACACTAAACTCACTGGAAAGAAAGCTGGAGGTATGTAGCCAGCAGCACAATGATCTTGatataagagagaaaagtgtTGCAATACATGCTCCCCTTTCATCCATGGATGGAGTTGATAAAGAACTGATAACTTGTCAGCTAAATAAGCAATCTGACTATAATGAG GTAAAGAGTTACTACTCGGAGAAGGATGCTCCAAACTTTGCCAGCAATAGTGCTTCTGAACAACCTTATAGGGCCCCTCATGCTCGTGCCTCCTCTTTGGAAGACCCTTCCACTCTCCGTACAGAGTATGGCAAGGCACCATTAGCAATGCCTCCAAGAGCTGAAGAAACTCTCAAAGCACATGTACTTGATGTGAAAGCCCTCAAGATGGAGATAAATCAAGTACATTCAGAGAAAACATCCACAAAAGAATCATCTAAAGGTTTGAGGAGGCTGTTGAAATTTGGAAAGAAGAATCACTCATCATCAGTAGATCGAAGTGTTGACTCAGAGTGTACTACTGCAGATGGTTCTGATCATGATAATGCAAAGAAGATGACTTCAACCGGTGAAG TTCACACATTAAAGAACTTAATCTCACAAGACGAAAGTTCCCCTGATGGCAGTGCTCCCCAAAAGA CATCTCGCCATTTCTCTTTACTGTCACCCTTTCGGATCAAATCCAGTGAAAAGAAACAAGCATCATAG
- the LOC125196083 gene encoding COP1-interacting protein 7 isoform X1 encodes MKSSTRLSSAVFQLTPTRTRCDLIIIANDGKEKIASGLLNPFLAHLKTAQDQIDKGGYSILLEPETGSDASWFTKATLKRFVRFVSTPEILERVYTIETEIVHIGEAIALQSCNDIGQSNVESQRGKSLGGYEGGKSVANANDEKAIVLYTPGALPPVANGSCSQEENPKVQLLKVLETRKTALQKEQGMAFARAVAAGFDIDHVAPLVFFAGCFGALRLMEACSRFIDLWKCKHETGQWLDIEASEALSPQPNFSSVKASGIVLSSPCNNQDDSNHELASEHIGKSGSHNAADNSTSNGHQEHFQGQVPHLVYPPWPMHASPGGQPVFQAYPVQGMPYYHPYAGNGPFVQPHHYSHEHSPSNLGSHLGQNRQRSDVRDSNNESEMKETGRTSSLDDTESDEETSQSRRSRKISGGSSKKKSGRVVIRNINFINSKGKKSGSDTNSESHSDMDAESENVDEDVINRSSKRGGSQLRSVDRLNLNHDDVSVMDKNTDDRHWQAFQDCLLRGKDEDADADNKGMFGMEKGVKLKRHANAASDDPLALGVHDGGEMLDNRMKDIHGINGSASRRLRGCGSEVQFASTDSDFRESSGRRDIQCSESNGKKILYSTTHEDYMIGNNKLSQTNIRNSSDPLALNRYENTNKNDRESSPGMADETLVGPLRSMSLDQDGGTDRNVIDMDSEIPSKYQKSGPAGNKIKVEYEPNDLSMIPERGIDKRSTVYDPALDYEMQVCAELSGKKGGKDVTNVKGGLKKSDKDRRARVASESLQKQRTGGPLRKAKPSKMNPLEDARARADSLRTYKADLQKMKKEQEEAQRKRLETLKLERQKRIAAKGVTSGVKAFTPSPQAKQLHTKTSPATNRGSKFSDSEPGSSSPLQRSKVRTSVGSGVLNKTSKASVLSEGSQKAGNRLIRSATSLSETKRETNGITPEPKASMSRIRRLSEPKTVTNSPVIAMKARSAEAVLKRKLPEGPERNKVSAIINLDRSKAATLPELKIKTGKLPVNADETISKVKEGQKVIGARPSVAPEKAELNAKICNQTRELDIDENPIVEKTVVVLESEKPSAPTLNSLERKLEVCSQQHNDLDIREKSVAIHAPLSSMDGVDKELITCQLNKQSDYNEVKSYYSEKDAPNFASNSASEQPYRAPHARASSLEDPSTLRTEYGKAPLAMPPRAEETLKAHVLDVKALKMEINQVHSEKTSTKESSKGLRRLLKFGKKNHSSSVDRSVDSECTTADGSDHDNAKKMTSTGEVHTLKNLISQDESSPDGSAPQKTSRHFSLLSPFRIKSSEKKQAS; translated from the exons ATGAAGTCGAGCACTCGCCTCAGCTCGGCTGTATTTCAGCTCACTCCAACTCGGACTAG GTGTGATTTGATTATCATAGCAAATGACGGGAAAGAGAAAATTGCTTCTGGATTGCTAAATCCATTTCTTGCACACCTAAAGACTGCCCAAGATCAAATTGATAAAGGTGGTTATTCAATTTTGCTTGAACCAGAAACCGGAAGTGATGCATCATGGTTTACAAAGGCCACTCTGAAAAG GTTTGTTCGTTTTGTGAGCACCCCTGAGATCTTAGAACGTGTCTATACAATAGAAACTGAGATTGTACATATTGGGGAGGCAATTGCATTGCAGAGCTGCAATGATATCGGGCAAAGCAAC GTGGAAAGCCAACGAGGGAAATCCCTGGGAGGCTATGAAG GTGGCAAATCTGTGGCAAATGCTAATGACGAGAAAGCTATTGTCCTGTACACG CCTGGAGCGCTGCCACCTGTAGCTAATGGGTCATGCTCACAGGAGGAGAATCCAAA AGTTCAGCTTCTGAAAGTCCTTGAGACCCGTAAAACAGCTCTTCAGAAAGAACAAGGAATGGCCTTTGCACGTGCTGTAGCAGCAGGTTTTGATATTGATCATGTGGCACCTCTTGTTTTCTTTGCTGGGTGTTTTGGAGCTTTACGTTTAAT GGAGGCATGCTCAAGGTTCATAGATCTCTGGAAGTGTAAGCATGAAACCGGACAGTGGCTTGATATTGAAGCATCAGAAGCATTGTCCCCTCAACCTAACTTCTCCTCAGTTAAAGCATCTGGCATTGTTCTCTCTAGCCCATGCAATAACCAAGATGACTCTAACCATGAGCTGGCCTCTGAGCATATCGGGAAATCAGGGTCACATAATGCTG CAGATAACTCGACTTCTAATGGTCATCAAGAACACTTTCAAGGACAAGTTCCTCATCTCGTTTATCCTCCATGGCCTATGCATGCTTCGCCTGGTGGTCAACCAGTATTTCAAGCATACCCTGTACAAGGAATGCCTTACTATCACCCGTATGCTGGTAATGGCCCTTTTGTGCAGCCACATCACTACTCTCATGAACACTCCCCATCAAATTTAGGTTCTCATTTAGGACAGAACAGACAACGCTCTGATGTTAGGGATAGTAATAATGAGTCAGAGATGAAGGAGACTGGTAGAACAAGTTCTTTGGATGACACTGAATCTGATGAGGAAACTTCACAGAGTAGGAGGTCACGAAAAATATCAGGCGGCTCTAGCAAAAAGAAATCTGGCAGGGTTGTAATAAGAAATATTAACTTCATCAATTCTAAAGGGAAAAAATCTGGCAGTGACACAAATTCAGAGTCACATTCGGACATGGATGCAGAAAGTGAAAATGTGGATGAAGATGTGATTAATAGATCTTCCAAAAGAGGAGGAAGCCAGCTGAGATCTGTTGATAGGTTGAATTTAAACCATGATGATGTCTCTGTTATGGACAAAAATACTGATGATAGGCACTGGCAGGCATTTCAAGATTGTTTACTGCGAGGCAAAGATGAAGATGCTGATGCTGACAATAAGGGTATGTTTGGGATGGAAAAGGGTGTGAAGTTGAAGAGACATGCAAATGCTGCCAGTGATGACCCATTGGCTCTGGGTGTACACGATGGGGGTGAAATGCTAGATAATAGGATGAAAGACATCCACGGAATCAATGGAAGTGCTTCTCGTAGGCTCAGGGGATGTGGTAGCGAAGTTCAATTTGCAAGTACTGATAGTGACTTTAGGGAAAGCAGTGGTCGAAGAGATATCCAGTGTTCTGAAAGCAATGGAAAAAAGATTCTATATAGTACAACACATGAAGATTATATGATTGGCAATAATAAATTGAGCCAGACTAATATCAGGAATTCATCAGATCCACTAGCTCTCAATAGGTATGAGAATACTAATAAGAATGATAGAGAATCATCACCTGGAATGGCTGATGAAACCTTGGTTGGACCACTTAGGTCAATGTCATTAGATCAAGATGGAGGAACAGATAGAAATGTTATTGACATGGATTCTGAGATCccatcaaaatatcaaaagtcTGGCCCCGCGggaaacaaaatcaaagtagAGTATGAGCCTAATGATTTGAGCATGATACCTGAAAGGGGAATTGATAAGAGGTCTACTGTATATGACCCTGCTCTAGACTACGAAATGCAGGTATGTGCTGAATTGTCAGGAAAGAAAGGGGGGAAAGATGTTACTAATGTGAAGGGTGGATTAAAGAAATCAGACAAGGATAGGAGGGCAAGGGTTGCATCAGAATCGTTGCAGAAGCAAAGAACTGGGGGCCCTTTGAGGAAGGCCAAACCGTCGAAGATGAACCCCTTAGAGGATGCACGAGCCCGTGCTGATAGTTTAAGAACTTACAAAGCTGATcttcaaaaaatgaagaaagagcAG GAGGAGGCACAAAGAAAGCGACTTGAAACTTTAAAGCTAGAAAGGCAAAAAAGAATTGCTGCTAAGGGTGTTACCAGTGGGGTGAAAGCATTCACACCCTCACCTCAGGCTAAACAATTACACACTAAAACTTCTCCAGCAACTAATAGAGGATCAAAGTTCAGTGATTCAGAGCCTGGATCGTCGTCCCCATTGCAAAGATCCAAAGTCCGAACTTCAGTTGGGTCAGGTGTGTTGAATAAAACCTCTAAGGCTAGTGTATTAAGTGAGGGTAGCCAAAAGGCAGGGAATAGGTTAATCAGGTCTGCAACTTCGTTGTCTGAGACAAAAAGAGAAACCAATGGCATAACACCCGAGCCTAAGGCCTCCATGTCCCGGATTAGAAGGTTATCAGAGCCCAAAACAGTCACCAACTCTCCTGTAATCGCAATGAAAGCCCGAAGTGCTGAAGCGGTATTAAAGCGAAAGTTGCCAGAGGGCCCTGAGAGGAACAAAGTATCTGCTATTATCAACCTTGACCGAAGTAAGGCTGCAACTCTACCTGAATTGAAGATCAAAACAGGGAAGTTGCCTGTGAATGCTGATGAGACCATATCAAAAGTGAAGGAAGGACAAAAGGTAATTGGAGCAAGGCCTTCTGTAGCTCCAGAAAAGGCTGAACTAAATGCAAAGATCTGCAATCAAACACGTGAACTTGACATAGATGAGAACCCTATAGTTGAGAAGACTGTTGTTGTCCTTGAGTCTGAGAAGCCTTCTGCTCCAACACTAAACTCACTGGAAAGAAAGCTGGAGGTATGTAGCCAGCAGCACAATGATCTTGatataagagagaaaagtgtTGCAATACATGCTCCCCTTTCATCCATGGATGGAGTTGATAAAGAACTGATAACTTGTCAGCTAAATAAGCAATCTGACTATAATGAG GTAAAGAGTTACTACTCGGAGAAGGATGCTCCAAACTTTGCCAGCAATAGTGCTTCTGAACAACCTTATAGGGCCCCTCATGCTCGTGCCTCCTCTTTGGAAGACCCTTCCACTCTCCGTACAGAGTATGGCAAGGCACCATTAGCAATGCCTCCAAGAGCTGAAGAAACTCTCAAAGCACATGTACTTGATGTGAAAGCCCTCAAGATGGAGATAAATCAAGTACATTCAGAGAAAACATCCACAAAAGAATCATCTAAAGGTTTGAGGAGGCTGTTGAAATTTGGAAAGAAGAATCACTCATCATCAGTAGATCGAAGTGTTGACTCAGAGTGTACTACTGCAGATGGTTCTGATCATGATAATGCAAAGAAGATGACTTCAACCGGTGAAG TTCACACATTAAAGAACTTAATCTCACAAGACGAAAGTTCCCCTGATGGCAGTGCTCCCCAAAAGA CATCTCGCCATTTCTCTTTACTGTCACCCTTTCGGATCAAATCCAGTGAAAAGAAACAAGCATCATAG